One Microbacterium sp. No. 7 genomic window carries:
- a CDS encoding GNAT family N-acetyltransferase, translating to MTLRPLTREEIESPAFWMLLHEAAGVDAGALRRIRDTELPELDVIGVVADEVVAFAASAATPQRIVLEYIAVDARHRGEGLGTRLVDAVRGARPGIPLVAETDDDAVDFYRALGFTVDAAPRDPRWPDRQRYRCTHPAG from the coding sequence ATGACCCTGCGCCCGCTCACCCGCGAAGAGATCGAGAGCCCGGCCTTCTGGATGCTGCTGCACGAGGCCGCGGGCGTGGATGCCGGGGCCCTGCGCCGCATCCGCGACACGGAGCTGCCGGAGCTCGACGTCATCGGCGTCGTCGCCGACGAGGTCGTCGCGTTCGCCGCGTCGGCCGCAACGCCGCAGCGGATCGTGCTGGAGTACATCGCGGTCGACGCCCGGCATCGCGGCGAGGGCCTCGGCACCCGGCTCGTGGATGCCGTGCGCGGCGCGCGCCCCGGCATCCCCCTCGTCGCCGAGACCGACGACGACGCCGTGGACTTCTACCGCGCCCTCGGGTTCACCGTCGACGCAGCCCCCCGCGACCCACGCTGGCCCGACCGCCAGCGCTACCGCTGCACCCACCCCGCTGGTTGA
- a CDS encoding PH domain-containing protein — METTAILNWTLQQEIPIPADVQSLLAQGEQAVAAFKTFRDSATFTTRRLIVRDAQGMTGKKVEIYSLPYSSILMWSSENAGTLDWNSELELWTKAGHIKVKLARGVDVRRLDSLISWAVLNDH; from the coding sequence ATGGAGACGACCGCCATCCTCAACTGGACCCTCCAGCAGGAGATCCCGATCCCGGCCGACGTGCAGTCGCTGCTCGCCCAGGGCGAGCAGGCCGTCGCCGCGTTCAAGACCTTCCGCGACTCGGCCACGTTCACCACGAGGCGCCTCATCGTGCGCGACGCGCAGGGCATGACGGGCAAGAAGGTGGAGATCTACTCGCTGCCGTACAGCTCCATCCTGATGTGGTCGTCCGAGAACGCCGGCACCCTCGACTGGAACTCCGAGCTCGAGCTGTGGACGAAGGCGGGGCACATCAAGGTGAAGCTCGCGCGGGGCGTCGACGTCAGGCGCCTCGACAGCCTGATCTCGTGGGCCGTGCTGAACGACCACTGA
- a CDS encoding Ltp family lipoprotein, whose product MSFDNAGQTPPPPPSPVPGAAPAPLAGSPFPASPASAPKPPAGDKSFLVTWLLALLLGVFGADRFYLGKYVTGALKLVTLGGLGIWMIVDLILVLAGAARDMRGNTLAGYEQHKKIAWIVMGVLVLIGVVNGIVTGGADDADERPAAVASAEGEGEGGSEGDGERTPAAEPTAEEPAVGEEPAAEEPAVPAEYVSALTKAETYSRLMHMSKQGIYDQLTSEYGDKFSPEAAQYAVDTMTADWNANALAKAKVYQSGLSMSPEAIRDQLTSEYGEKFTQEEADYAIAHLND is encoded by the coding sequence ATGAGCTTCGACAACGCCGGCCAGACCCCTCCCCCTCCGCCCTCGCCCGTGCCGGGCGCGGCGCCCGCTCCGCTGGCGGGCTCGCCGTTCCCGGCCTCGCCGGCATCCGCGCCGAAGCCGCCCGCGGGCGACAAGTCGTTCCTCGTCACGTGGCTGCTCGCGCTGCTGCTCGGCGTCTTCGGCGCCGACCGGTTCTACCTCGGCAAGTACGTCACGGGCGCCCTGAAGCTCGTGACGCTCGGCGGGCTGGGCATCTGGATGATCGTCGACCTGATCCTGGTGCTGGCGGGCGCCGCGCGCGACATGCGGGGGAACACGCTGGCGGGGTACGAGCAGCACAAGAAGATCGCCTGGATCGTCATGGGCGTGCTGGTGCTGATCGGCGTCGTCAACGGCATCGTGACCGGCGGCGCGGACGATGCCGACGAGCGGCCTGCGGCGGTCGCGTCCGCAGAGGGCGAGGGCGAAGGCGGGAGCGAAGGCGACGGAGAACGCACGCCCGCCGCGGAGCCGACCGCCGAAGAGCCCGCCGTCGGGGAGGAGCCCGCGGCAGAGGAGCCCGCGGTCCCCGCCGAGTACGTCTCGGCGCTCACCAAGGCCGAGACCTACTCGCGGCTCATGCACATGAGCAAGCAGGGCATCTACGACCAGCTCACCTCGGAGTACGGCGACAAGTTCTCGCCCGAGGCGGCGCAGTACGCGGTGGACACCATGACCGCCGACTGGAACGCGAACGCCCTCGCCAAGGCGAAGGTCTACCAGAGCGGCCTGTCGATGTCGCCCGAGGCGATCCGCGACCAGCTCACGAGCGAGTACGGCGAGAAGTTCACGCAGGAGGAGGCCGACTACGCGATCGCCCATCTGAACGACTGA